The DNA window AGATCATGGTCGCCAGCCACGCGCCGCCGGTCTGCCACATGCCCCAGAACGCGCCGTCGACGACGGAGGTCGCCCGCCACGCGTCGGTGTTGTGGTGGGTGACCCAGCCGCCGGCGCCGTACTGCACCTCGGCCGTGCGGGCGCCGGTCTCGGTGAGGTCCTTGATCATGCCGAACACCGGTTCGTAGCACTCCGACAGGTTCGTGGTGTCGGCGGGCCAGTAGTTCATCGGCAGGTTGGCGTTGATGGTGTACTTCGAGTCCCACTGCGGGCTCATCGAGTCGTTCCAGATGCCCTGGAGGTTGGCCGGCTGAGTGCCGGGACGCGAGCAGCTGATCAGCAGGTAACGGCCGAACTGGAACAGCAGCGCGGAGAACTGCGGGTCCTCGACGGCCCCGTGCTGCGCGATCCGGACGTCGGTCGGCTGGTCGGCCGCGTCGGTGCGGCCGAGGTCGAGCGTCGTGCGCCCGAACAGCGCCTGGTAGTCGGCGACGTGCCTGGAGCGCAGGTCGTCGTAGGTCTTGCCCTGCGCGGCGTCGAGGTGCCGCCGCGCGATGCCCTGGTAGTCGCCGCTGACGTCCTTGTAGCTCACGTAGCTGGAGCCGATGGAGATGAGCAGCGTCACGCTGTCGGCGGCCGACACCTGGAGCGTTCCGCCGGAACTGGTGACGGTGCCGCCCTCGGCGACGGCCTTGGCCAGCGCGAGGAACTTGACCTGGCCGGTGATGCCCTCGAAGTTGCCCGAGACGCCGTCGAGCGCCACCGTCGTGCCGTCCGGGCTGGTGAGCGTCGTGCGCTGGGGACTGTCGAACGTCGCGCCGAATGTGATCGAGCCGGGCTTGTCGGCGGTCAGCCGGATGACGATGACCTGGTCGGGCGCGCTCGCGAACACCTCGCGCCTGTACCGCACGCCGTTCAGGAGATAGGTGACGGACGTGGTGGCGGTGGTGAGGTCCAGCTGGCGGTTGTATTCGGAGAACCCGCTGGTGCCGGGGAAGGTCAGCCTGATGTTGCCGACGGTCTGGTAGGCGAGCTGGCCCGCGGGCTTGCCCAGCATGTTCTGGTCGATCAGGGTCTGGGCCTCGGCCCATTTGTCCTCGAAGACCAGGCGCCGGATCTCCGGCAGCGCCGCCAGGCCCTTGGGATTGCTCTGGTCGTACGGCCCGCCGCCCCAGACCGTGTCCTCGTTGAGCTGGAGCCGCTCGGTGTCGACGTTGCCGAACACCATGGCGCCGAGGCGCCCGTTGCCGATGGGGAGGGCGCGCAGCCAGTCCGTGCCGGCGCCTCTGTCGTACCAGAGCGCCAGGTCATTGGCCGCGCGTACCTCCGCGGGTGCCACCGATCCGGCCCGGGCGACCGCCGTCCACTGCATGGGCAGCATCAGAGCCCCTGCTCCGACCGTACCGATCTTCATCAATTGCCTGCGCGACAGGTCTGGCATCTCGCTTCTCCAAGCGCATCGCGGCCTTGCGGACAACCGGCACCCGCGCATGGACGACGAGCTCGCGAACGACGAGACGAGGGGGGTGCGAGGGGGCCGGCGGCTCAACGAGGCTCTGTGTGGGGGGAGTGACCGCAAAGCTACAAAGATTTGATGTATGCGTCAACGGCCGTTATCAAACAGTCCAAAAATGGGCATCTACCGCCGCTTGCGGCCGGAAACATCTAACCTTTGGTTTGGTGGCGCCGCCCGCCGTGGCGGAGTCCGCCGGCACCCGGGGCGGCCGGCCGAGCGGAATACGATCGGAGCCTCGGGAAGACGCCCCCCGCATGAGGCTCCGGCCGGGACCGAGGGAACCCACTGCCATGTCACGCACAGAGGACGTAGTAGACAACATCAAGCGGATGATCCTCGACGGAGTGCTCCGGCCCGGCGACCGCCTGCCCGTCGAGAAGGACCTCGCCGAGTCGCTGGGCGTCTCGCGCGGCGCGTTGCGCGAGGGAGTGTCGGCCCTGTCGATCCTCGGGATCGTCAGCACCCGGCAGGGTGACGGGACCTACGTCACGAGTCTCGACGCGACGCAGCTGCTGGCTCCGATGGGCTTCGTCGTCGACCTCCACGGCCAGGGCGACCCACGGCACGTGTACGCCGTCAGGCGTCTGATCGAGTGCGAAGCGGCGCGGATCGCCGCCACCAGGATCACCGACGAGGCGCTCGGCCAGGCGAGGGAACTGCTGGACGAAGCGGCCCGCATGGTCGGCCAGGCGCCCCACGACCACGAGCGCCTCATCGAGATCGACATCGCCTTTCACCGCATCATCGCGGCCCACTCCGACAACCCGGTCCTGGTCGGCCTGATCGAGGCGTTCGCCAGGCGCACCGTCCACGGGCGGCTGTGGCGCAGCCTTCACGAGGAGGACGCCGACCGGCGCACCCACGACGAGCACGTGGCGATCTGGACGGCGCTGGCGGCACGCGATCCCGAGCGGGCGCGTATCCGGATGGCCAACCATCTCATCGGGGTCGAGGAGTCCCTGAACCGCCTGCCCGGCGACGGCGGCCCGCGCCGGGCAGGGGACCGCTGAGACGCCGCACGCCCTCCGCGCGGGAGCGCGGGGCGCGTGCGGCGGGATGGGTCAGACCGCGGTGATGGTCCATTGGAGGTTGGTGCTGGAGCCGGGTGCCCACAGCTTGACGTTGGAGCCGGCGGTGGTGGTGCCGCCGCTGTCGAGGCAGGTGCCGGTGCCGCGGTTGACGATCTGGTAGCGGCCGTTGCCCATGTCGGTGAGTTTCCATTGCTGGTTGTCGCCGCCGTTCCAGGGCGCCTGCTTGCACAGGGCGCCGCTGGTGGTGTCGCCCCAGCTGTCGGCGACCATGCCGTTGGTGCGGTTGACGATGCGGTACCAGCCGCTTCCCAGAGCGACGAGCTGCCATTGGAGGTTGGTGCTGCCGTCCCAGTTCCACTGCTTGAGGTTCGAGCCGGAGGCGACGTTGCCGCCGCTGTCGAGCACGAGGCCGGTGGTGACGTTGGTGATCCGCACGTAGCCGGTGGGGGTGGAGCCGCCGCCGAGAGTGGGGATCTGGCCGTTGAAGGTCAGTTTGACCACGTACGCCGGTGCGCTGAACGGGGCGGTGGACGAGGGCATCGAGACGTGCAGGCCGGAGCCGTCCTGGGTGCGGCCGGGCAGGGTGACGTACTGACCCGCGGCGGAGCCGAGCAGCTGCACCGAGGCGAGGTTGCTCAGGTTGATCCGGTTGGCGCCCAGGGTCGTGATGTGCAGTGTGGCGCCGGGCCAGCCCAGGACGGTGGCGTACAGGACCGTGTTGTCCTTGCTGCGGGTGAAGCGGATGTCGGTGTTGGTCCCCGCCCGTGGTGTGGTGAAGGAGCCGCCGCCCATCTGCGTCGGCCCCTCTCCGTAGACGGTCCAGGCGCGGGTCGAGTAGACGGACTCGCCGAAGCGCTTGAGGTAGTCGCCGATGCCCAGCAGGATCGACCGCTGCCCGGAGGGGATGGTGCCGTCGGCCATCGGGGCGATGTTCAGCAGCATGGTGCCGTTCTTGCTGACCCGGTCGATGAGGGAGTGCAGCATGGCGTTGAGGGAGTAGTAGCCGATGCCGTTGGTGTAGCACCAGCTGGAGCTGGAGATGCTGTCGTCGGTGAGCCAGTAGGGGGTCTGGACGGCGGCGGGTCCGCCGCGCTCGTAGTCGAAGACCTCGCCCCGGGTGTTGAACCCGTCCTTGTACGTCGCGACGACGTCCTTGTTCCAGGCGACCGCCTGGTTGTAGTAGTACGCGAGGAAGGCCAGCCGCCGGGACTCGTCGAGACGGCTGAGGTTGAAGTCCTGCCAGATGATGTCGGGCTGGTAGCCGTCGATGACCTCTTTGAGCTTGTCGTACCACAGCTGCTGTTCGTCGGCGAAGCCGAGCTGGCCGTACAGCTTCTTGAGCGAGGTGGAGGACTGGGACGGCGCCCACTGGTAGAAGCCGGTGAAGTTGTAGGCGTGGTGCATCGCCACCAGCAGCTTCAGGCCTTTGGCCCGGATGGCGTCGGCGTGCAGGCGCAGCAGGTCGAGCCTGGGCCCGGTGGCGACGGAGTTCCACTCGTTGACCCTGCTGTTCCACATGGAGTAGCCGTCGTGGTGCTCGGCCACCGGGCCGGCGAATCTCGCGCCGGCGTCGGCGAACAGTTGCGCCCACTCGTTGGGGTCGAAGTTGCCTCCGGCGGACTTCAGCTTCGGTGCGAACTGCACCCAGTTGCCGGCTTTGTCCCGGGCGCCGTTGATGAAGTTGTGGTACGGCCACGCTGACGGGTCGCCGTAGACGCTCTTGTGGTGGTTGTTCTCGTTCGACCCGTTGTTGTACATGTTGCGCGGGTACCACTCGTTGGCGAACGCCGGGACGCTGAACACGCCCCAGTGGAAGTAGACGCCGAATTTGGCGTCCTGGAACCACTCGGCGGCCGGCGGGTGCTGGTCGACCGACGACCAGTTCGGGCTGTAGCTCTGCGGCCCGGCGGTGGCCCAGGCCGGGTTCACCTTGAGCATGCCGGCGGCGGTGCCGAGGCCCGTCGCGATGAGCAGCTGCCTGCGGCTGAACCGGAACGACGATGACGAGGACATGTGGGGAACCTCTCTGGAGCGGGGGGAGCTCTGCTGGGGGCGTTCCCGACCGGCCGGTGGACCTCGCCGGCCGTGCGTGGGGTGGACGTCCCGCATGCCGGGGACGTGCACCTCGCGGCTGTGCCGCCGCGCACGACGACTTTCACCACGTGGACATGGGATGTTTGTAAGTCAACGTCGGCGATCTGTCCAGGCTTCTCGCCGGATCGCGGACGTGGGCGCGCAGACAACCCATGTCTGTGCTGTCGGTGCCGTCTCGTGAGGGGTCTGTACGTTTCATGCCCCAGCCACGACCGAGGGTCAGGGAACCGCGGGAGTCTCGCTGAGGGAGTGACCGAGGTTTTCGCGCAGCCAGGTCTCGGTGGTGCCGACGTGGATGAGGGCGGCGGCGTGCGCGAGTGGGGCGTCGCGGTGGGCGAGGGCGCGGTAGATGGCGGCGTGTTCGGTGATGGTGCGGTCGGCGGCGTTGGCTTCGGCGAGGCCGCGCCAGACGCGGGAGCGGAGGGTCCGGCCGGCGATGCCGCCGAGCAGGGCCGACAGTGATTTGTTGCCGGTGGCGTCGAACACGGCGCGGTGGAAGGCGTCGTCGTGGTGCGTGAGGGCTTCGACGTCGTCTCGAGCGTCGATCATGGCGTTGAGGTGGCGTTCGACTTGGGCGAGTTGGGCGGGGGTGATGCGGGTGGCGGCCAGTCCGGTGGCGATGGGTTCGAACAGGCGCCGGACTTCGGTGATTTCCAGGAGGTCGTCGCCGCGCATCATCTCGACGGCGAGGCCGACGCCTTCGAGGAGCAGATCGGGGGTGAGGCTGGTGACGTAGGTGCCGTCGCCTCTGCGTACTTCGAGTACGCGGGTGGTGACGAGGGAGCGGACGGCCTCCCTGAGGAGGTTGCGGGACAGGCCCAGTTCGGCGGCGAGTTCCTGTTCCGGGGGCAGCCGGGCGCCCGGGGGGAGGGTTCCGTCCTTGATGAGCTGCCTGATGCGTTCGATCGCCTGCTCGGACAACGACATAGGAGGATTCTGGTCCCTCCGGGCCGCAAATCCGCACGCGCCCCGTTGTCCGGAGGGCTGGACATGCGATGTATCGGCCTTCCTCCCGACCGTGGACGCACCCGATTCGTCGGACCCTTCGTGCACGAGTGCGAGGGATTTTCGTGATTCTTCCCTAGGGTCTGGACACTGACCGGGGTTTGGTCATAGAAAGACATCCCATGTCCTGTCGGTGATGAGCTCGCTTCGGGCGAACTCGCCGGAGCCCGCGCGTCGCGCTCCGGTCCTGTCCGAGCGCGGCGCGGTCAGCGGCGGCACCCGTGGTGCTTCAAAAGGAGAAACGATGGTACGCAGACGGTTCGCGCTCGCCGCGGCCTTGACCTTATCGGGGTGCCTCGCCGTGGCCTGCGGCGGGAACAACGGGAGCAGCGGAAGCGGCGGCTCCGGCGGCGACGCCGCGGCGAAGCCGGTCATCGGCGTGGACTACCCGCGTTCGGACACCGACTTCTGGAACTCCTACATCAGCTACGTGCCGAAGTCCGCCGGCGAGCTGGGCGCGGACACCAAGACCACCAACTCCCAGAACGACATCGCGAAGCTCACCTCCAACGTGCAGACCCTGGTCGGGCAGGGCGTGAAGGCCGTGGTCATGGCGCCGCAGGACACCGCCGCCGTGGCCCCCACACTGCAGCAGCTCGAGAACAAGAAGATCCCCGCCGTGCTGGTGGACACGCGGCCCGACACGGGGAACGCCTTCATGGTCGTCCGCGCCGACAACCGCGCGTACGGCGAGAAGGCCTGCCGCTTCCTGGGCGAGAAGCTTCAGGGCAAGGGCAAGGTGGTCATGCTGGAGGGCGACCTGGCCTCGATCAACGGCCGGGACCGCACCGAGGCGTTCAACGACTGCATGAAGCAGAACTACCCCGGCATCAAGGTGTTCGGCGAGGCGACGAACTGGGACGGCGCCGTGGCCTCGCAGAAGCTCTCCACGGTCCTGACCGCGAACCCGGACGTCAAGGGCGTCTACATGCAGTCGAGCTTCGCCCTCGCGGGCACGCTGCAGGTGCTGAAGCAGCGCGACCTGCTGGTGCCGCCGGACGACCCCAAGCACGTCTTCGTGGTCTCTAACGACGGTATCCCGCAGGAGCTCAAGGACATCGCCGCCGGGAACATCGACGCCACCGTCTCCCAGCCGGCGGACCTGTACGCCAAGTGGGCGCTGTCGTACGCGAAGGCCGCGATCGAGGGCAAGACCTTCCAGCCGGGCAAGACCGATCACGACAGCACCATCATCGAGGTGCGGCCCGGCCTGCTGGAGGACCAGCTGTCCGCGCCGCTCGTCACCGCCGACGGCGGCACCTACGGCGGGATCCCCAGCGTGAAGCACGATGACAAGTCGCTGTGGGGCAACAACCTGAGCTGAGAGGGCGTGGCCATGGAAGAGTTCGCGGGAGGGCCCGCGAGCCCTCCACCCGCCCGTGACGACGGGCGGACCCGCACGGGCGCGCCCGTCGCCGAGGCGGAGCGCATCACCAAGAGATACGGCGAGACGGTGGCGCTCGACCGGGCGCACATCACGATCAATCCGGGGGAGACGCACGCCCTCGTCGGCCGCAACGGCGCGGGCAAGTCGACCCTGGTCTCCATCCTGACGGGACTGCAGGCGCCCGACGACGGCGAGGTCCGCTTCGCCGGGGCCCCCGCCCCGCGGCTCGCGGACCGCGACGCCTGGCGGGAGCGGGTCGCCTGCGTCTACCAGAAGTCCACGATCATCCCTGAGCTGACCGTGGCGGAGAACCTCTACCTGAACCGGCACGACCGCAACCGGTTCGGGCTGGTCGGCTGGAAGGGCCTGTGGCGCAAGGCGGCCGAGCTGCTGGAGGCCTGGTCGGTGGACGTCGACGTCCGCCGGCCGGCCGGGGAGCTCGGAGTGGAGCAGCGGCAGTTCGTGGAGATCGCCCGGGCGCTGTCGTTCGGCGCGCGGTTCATCATCCTCGACGAGCCCACCGCCCAGCTCGACGGCGCGGCGATCGCCCGTCTGTTCGACCGGATGCGGGCGATGCGCGAGCAGGGAATCACCTTCCTGTTCATCAGCCACCACCTGCAGGAGATCTACGAGATCTGCGACACGGTCACCGTCTACCGGGACGCCCGGCACATCCTCACCGCGCCGGTGGCGGAGCTGCCGCAGGGCGAGCTGGTGGCGGCGATGACCGGTGAGGCGGCGGGCCTGCGGGAGCACGCCGTCCGCCCGCCGGTCGCGGCGCAGGCCCCGGTGGTCCTCGACGTACGGGGCCTGTCGGACGGCGACGTCTACCGGGACGTCGACATCCAGGTCCGGGCCGGCGAGATCGTGGGGCTGGCGGGCCTGGGCGGCAGCGGGAAGACCGAGCTCGCCGAGACCTTCGTCGGGCTGCGTGCGCCCCGGGAGGGAACCCTGGAGGTCGCCGGGAGCCGCCCCCGCCCCGGGAGCGTGCCGGAGTCGCTGGCCGCCGGGGTGGGCTTCGTGCCCCGGGACCGCCACCAGCAGGGGCTCGTCCCCCTGATGTCGATCGCGGACAACGCCACGATGACCGTGCCCGAGCGGCTCGGTCAGGCGGGCTTCGTCAGCGGCCGCCGCAGGGACGCGCTGGCCCGCGACATGATCGAAAACCTTGCGATCAAGACACCCGGCCCGGAGCTCCCCGTCTCCGGGCTGTCCGGCGGCAACCAGCAGAAGGTCGTCATGGCCCGGGCCCTGGCGAACGATCCCCGGCTGCTCGTGCTGATCACGCCGACGGCGGGGGTCGACGTCCGGTCGAAGGAGTTCCTGCTCGGAAAGGTGGAGGAGATCGCCGACAGCGGGACCGGCGTCGTGATCGCCTCCGATGAACTGGACGACCTGCGCCTGTGCAACCGGGTGCTGGTGATGTTCCACGGCCGCGTCGTCGCGGAACTGGCCGCCGGCTGGCACGACCACGAGATGGTGGCCGCCATGGAAGGAGTCGACCTCGATGCCTGAGACCACCGCCGCACACACCACGGCGGGACATCCGCCGAGCCCGCCCCCGGAGGAGCCGGGACGGCGGCGCCCGGCGATCCCCCTGGCGCGGCTGCGGGACTTCGCGCTGGTGCCCGCGGTCATCGTGATCGCGATCGTCGGGCAGATCGTCAACCCGATCTTCCTGCAGAGCGACAACCTGATCAACATCCTGCAGACGATGTCGGAGATCTCGCTCCTCGTCCTGGCGCAGACGCTCGTGCTGATCGCGGGCAGGATGGACCTGTCGCTGGAGTCGACCTTCGGGCTGGCGCCCGGCGTCGCCGCCTGGCTGACGGTCGCCAGCGGAACGGGGGCCGGGCTCGGGCTGCTGCCCGGCGCTTGGGGGATTCCCATCACCCTCGCGGTGGGGGTGCTGGTCGGAGTGGTGAACTCGCTGTTCATCGTCCGCTTCGGGCTCAACGGCTTCATCGTCACCCTCGGCATGCTCATCGTGCTGCGCGGCCTGCTCACCGGTATCTCCGGCGGGCAGACCTTCTTCAACCTCCCCGACTCGATGACCTACTTCGGCTCCACGATGTGGCTCGGCGTGCCGGCGTCGATCTGGATCTGCCTGCTGCTGTTCGCGGGCGGCATCGTGGTGATGGGCTTCACCCGGTTCGGCCGGGCGCTCTACGCGATCGGCGGCAACGTCGACGCCGCCAAGGCGGCCGGCATCCGCACCGACCGGGTCCTGTGGATCACGCTGATCTCCGCCAGCCTGCTGGCCGCGATCGGCGGCCTCCTGCTGACGGGCCGGCTCGCCTCCGTCGCCGCCGCGCAGGGCGACGGCGCGATCTTCACGGTGTTCGCGGCCGCGGTCATCGGCGGGGTCAGCCTCAACGGCGGCAAGGGCACCGTGTTCGGCGCGTTCACCGGCATCCTGCTGCTGTACATGATCCAGAACGTCCTGACTCTCGCGGGCGTCCCCGCGCAGTGGATCCAGGCGCTCAACGGGGCGATCATCCTCACCGCGCTCGCGATCTCCCGCCTCACCGGCGGCAAATCGCAGGACTGACGGGTTGCGGCGGCCCGGGCTTCGTACGGGCCCGGGCCACCGGCATCCGCGCAGATCCCGACGTCCGGCCGGTCAGGAGGCGGTACTGAGGGGAGCGGCGGCGGGTTACGAGGGGAGCAGCGGCAGCAGCGCGTTGAGGCGCCCGGACGCGAAACCGGACAGGTCCAGCGAGCAGAACGTGAAGCCGGCGCCGCGGACCGCGGCGTCGACGCGCTCGCGCAGGTCACACGCGCGCGGGATCTCGGCCTGCGGCACCTCGATCCGGGCGAGTGTGCCGCCGGCGTGGGCGCGCACCCGGCACACCGGGAAGCCGAGGTCGCGCAGCGCGGCCTCGGCGGTCTCGATCCTGCGCAGGACCTCCGGGGTGACCGGATCGCCGTAGCTGACCCGCGAGGCCAGGCAGGGCGCGGCGGGCTTGTCGGCGGTGACGAGGCCGAGCTCCCGGCTGAGCGCACGGACGCCGGCCTTGGTCAGGCCGGCGTCCACCAGCGGTGTGACGGCCCCGCGCTCGGCCGCGGCCCGCTGGCCGGGCCGGTGGTCGCCGAGGTCGTCGAGGTTGGTGCCGAGCGCGATC is part of the Microbispora sp. ZYX-F-249 genome and encodes:
- a CDS encoding glycoside hydrolase family 95 protein, coding for MLPMQWTAVARAGSVAPAEVRAANDLALWYDRGAGTDWLRALPIGNGRLGAMVFGNVDTERLQLNEDTVWGGGPYDQSNPKGLAALPEIRRLVFEDKWAEAQTLIDQNMLGKPAGQLAYQTVGNIRLTFPGTSGFSEYNRQLDLTTATTSVTYLLNGVRYRREVFASAPDQVIVIRLTADKPGSITFGATFDSPQRTTLTSPDGTTVALDGVSGNFEGITGQVKFLALAKAVAEGGTVTSSGGTLQVSAADSVTLLISIGSSYVSYKDVSGDYQGIARRHLDAAQGKTYDDLRSRHVADYQALFGRTTLDLGRTDAADQPTDVRIAQHGAVEDPQFSALLFQFGRYLLISCSRPGTQPANLQGIWNDSMSPQWDSKYTINANLPMNYWPADTTNLSECYEPVFGMIKDLTETGARTAEVQYGAGGWVTHHNTDAWRATSVVDGAFWGMWQTGGAWLATMIWDHYLFTGDVEFLRKNYPAMKGAAQFFLDTLVEEPKLGYLVTNPSNSPELAHHSNASVAAGPTMDNQILRDLFHGCAEASEVLGVDASFRAQVLAAKDRLPPMKIGSRGNIQEWLYDWVETERNHRHVSHLYGLHPSNQITKRGTPELYDAARRTLELRGDDGTGWSLAWKINYWARMEEGKRAHDLVRLLVTPARLA
- a CDS encoding FadR/GntR family transcriptional regulator translates to MSRTEDVVDNIKRMILDGVLRPGDRLPVEKDLAESLGVSRGALREGVSALSILGIVSTRQGDGTYVTSLDATQLLAPMGFVVDLHGQGDPRHVYAVRRLIECEAARIAATRITDEALGQARELLDEAARMVGQAPHDHERLIEIDIAFHRIIAAHSDNPVLVGLIEAFARRTVHGRLWRSLHEEDADRRTHDEHVAIWTALAARDPERARIRMANHLIGVEESLNRLPGDGGPRRAGDR
- a CDS encoding alpha-L-fucosidase, whose protein sequence is MSSSSSFRFSRRQLLIATGLGTAAGMLKVNPAWATAGPQSYSPNWSSVDQHPPAAEWFQDAKFGVYFHWGVFSVPAFANEWYPRNMYNNGSNENNHHKSVYGDPSAWPYHNFINGARDKAGNWVQFAPKLKSAGGNFDPNEWAQLFADAGARFAGPVAEHHDGYSMWNSRVNEWNSVATGPRLDLLRLHADAIRAKGLKLLVAMHHAYNFTGFYQWAPSQSSTSLKKLYGQLGFADEQQLWYDKLKEVIDGYQPDIIWQDFNLSRLDESRRLAFLAYYYNQAVAWNKDVVATYKDGFNTRGEVFDYERGGPAAVQTPYWLTDDSISSSSWCYTNGIGYYSLNAMLHSLIDRVSKNGTMLLNIAPMADGTIPSGQRSILLGIGDYLKRFGESVYSTRAWTVYGEGPTQMGGGSFTTPRAGTNTDIRFTRSKDNTVLYATVLGWPGATLHITTLGANRINLSNLASVQLLGSAAGQYVTLPGRTQDGSGLHVSMPSSTAPFSAPAYVVKLTFNGQIPTLGGGSTPTGYVRITNVTTGLVLDSGGNVASGSNLKQWNWDGSTNLQWQLVALGSGWYRIVNRTNGMVADSWGDTTSGALCKQAPWNGGDNQQWKLTDMGNGRYQIVNRGTGTCLDSGGTTTAGSNVKLWAPGSSTNLQWTITAV
- a CDS encoding FadR/GntR family transcriptional regulator, translated to MSLSEQAIERIRQLIKDGTLPPGARLPPEQELAAELGLSRNLLREAVRSLVTTRVLEVRRGDGTYVTSLTPDLLLEGVGLAVEMMRGDDLLEITEVRRLFEPIATGLAATRITPAQLAQVERHLNAMIDARDDVEALTHHDDAFHRAVFDATGNKSLSALLGGIAGRTLRSRVWRGLAEANAADRTITEHAAIYRALAHRDAPLAHAAALIHVGTTETWLRENLGHSLSETPAVP
- a CDS encoding sugar ABC transporter substrate-binding protein, coding for MVRRRFALAAALTLSGCLAVACGGNNGSSGSGGSGGDAAAKPVIGVDYPRSDTDFWNSYISYVPKSAGELGADTKTTNSQNDIAKLTSNVQTLVGQGVKAVVMAPQDTAAVAPTLQQLENKKIPAVLVDTRPDTGNAFMVVRADNRAYGEKACRFLGEKLQGKGKVVMLEGDLASINGRDRTEAFNDCMKQNYPGIKVFGEATNWDGAVASQKLSTVLTANPDVKGVYMQSSFALAGTLQVLKQRDLLVPPDDPKHVFVVSNDGIPQELKDIAAGNIDATVSQPADLYAKWALSYAKAAIEGKTFQPGKTDHDSTIIEVRPGLLEDQLSAPLVTADGGTYGGIPSVKHDDKSLWGNNLS
- a CDS encoding sugar ABC transporter ATP-binding protein yields the protein MEEFAGGPASPPPARDDGRTRTGAPVAEAERITKRYGETVALDRAHITINPGETHALVGRNGAGKSTLVSILTGLQAPDDGEVRFAGAPAPRLADRDAWRERVACVYQKSTIIPELTVAENLYLNRHDRNRFGLVGWKGLWRKAAELLEAWSVDVDVRRPAGELGVEQRQFVEIARALSFGARFIILDEPTAQLDGAAIARLFDRMRAMREQGITFLFISHHLQEIYEICDTVTVYRDARHILTAPVAELPQGELVAAMTGEAAGLREHAVRPPVAAQAPVVLDVRGLSDGDVYRDVDIQVRAGEIVGLAGLGGSGKTELAETFVGLRAPREGTLEVAGSRPRPGSVPESLAAGVGFVPRDRHQQGLVPLMSIADNATMTVPERLGQAGFVSGRRRDALARDMIENLAIKTPGPELPVSGLSGGNQQKVVMARALANDPRLLVLITPTAGVDVRSKEFLLGKVEEIADSGTGVVIASDELDDLRLCNRVLVMFHGRVVAELAAGWHDHEMVAAMEGVDLDA
- a CDS encoding ABC transporter permease is translated as MPETTAAHTTAGHPPSPPPEEPGRRRPAIPLARLRDFALVPAVIVIAIVGQIVNPIFLQSDNLINILQTMSEISLLVLAQTLVLIAGRMDLSLESTFGLAPGVAAWLTVASGTGAGLGLLPGAWGIPITLAVGVLVGVVNSLFIVRFGLNGFIVTLGMLIVLRGLLTGISGGQTFFNLPDSMTYFGSTMWLGVPASIWICLLLFAGGIVVMGFTRFGRALYAIGGNVDAAKAAGIRTDRVLWITLISASLLAAIGGLLLTGRLASVAAAQGDGAIFTVFAAAVIGGVSLNGGKGTVFGAFTGILLLYMIQNVLTLAGVPAQWIQALNGAIILTALAISRLTGGKSQD
- the larE gene encoding ATP-dependent sacrificial sulfur transferase LarE — its product is MSDRPAPADRTTANAPDGAPDGALERLTARLREESAIVVAYSGGADSALLAFAAARVLGTRALAVTAVSPSLAASERTAARDFARRHALAHLEVCTDEADRPEYAANGRDRCYHCKSALFDALAPLAAAMGARIALGTNLDDLGDHRPGQRAAAERGAVTPLVDAGLTKAGVRALSRELGLVTADKPAAPCLASRVSYGDPVTPEVLRRIETAEAALRDLGFPVCRVRAHAGGTLARIEVPQAEIPRACDLRERVDAAVRGAGFTFCSLDLSGFASGRLNALLPLLPS